From a region of the Erythrobacter neustonensis genome:
- a CDS encoding uroporphyrinogen-III synthase, which yields MQVLALRPEPGLAATIARARAGGLEIAGCALSAIESVTWDCPDPAGFDGLLIGSANAILHGGPNLARLMDKPVFAVGEATAAAARAAGFKIAMTGSGGLQGVLDAITGPRHLLRIAGEERIVLYPPGGVTFAEVVAYRSIARPLDPAAALLAGGDALVLLHSAATAAHFAEECERLGLPRGAIALAALGPRIAAAAGAGWAAVHTAAQPDEASLMQLVFDLCGKPRSIPAKPPGAA from the coding sequence ATGCAGGTGCTTGCGCTGCGGCCCGAACCGGGACTTGCGGCAACAATCGCCAGAGCGCGCGCGGGCGGGCTGGAAATCGCCGGCTGCGCGCTGTCGGCCATCGAAAGCGTCACGTGGGACTGCCCCGATCCGGCAGGGTTCGACGGGCTGCTGATCGGCAGCGCGAACGCGATCCTGCACGGCGGGCCAAACCTTGCGCGGCTTATGGACAAGCCTGTCTTTGCCGTGGGCGAAGCGACCGCGGCCGCCGCGCGCGCGGCTGGGTTTAAGATCGCGATGACGGGGAGCGGCGGCCTGCAAGGCGTGCTCGACGCGATTACCGGACCGCGACACCTTTTGCGCATCGCGGGCGAGGAGCGGATCGTGCTTTATCCGCCGGGCGGCGTGACATTTGCCGAAGTCGTCGCCTATCGCAGTATCGCGCGCCCGCTCGACCCGGCAGCCGCGCTGCTGGCGGGGGGCGATGCGCTGGTGCTGCTCCATTCGGCGGCGACCGCGGCGCATTTTGCCGAGGAATGCGAGCGGCTTGGCCTGCCGCGCGGGGCGATAGCGCTCGCCGCGCTCGGCCCGCGGATTGCGGCGGCGGCAGGGGCGGGGTGGGCCGCGGTCCACACCGCCGCGCAGCCCGACGAAGCCAGTCTCATGCAATTGGTGTTTGACTTGTGCGGCAAGCCGCGCTCCATTCCCGCCAAGCCGCCCGGGGCCGCCTGA
- the hemC gene encoding hydroxymethylbilane synthase gives MAQARETRARLCAAHGWDEDAVELVPVLASGDKVLDRPLSEIGGKALWTKELDQWLGEGRIDLSVHSAKDVETIRPDVFHFPAFLPRADRRDCLVGAASLADIPHGAVVGTSAPRRAAQLLNLRPDCKVVTFRGNVATRLKKLAEGEADVTFLAAAGLERLDQTEAGTALGAEEWIPAAAQGVIAIECRADDARTTEWLAAIDHAPTRAELEAERALLAALGGTCHSPVAVICVLAGDTLTMRAALFSPCGAERIEGTVHFTIGELDAVRGLAADLLARAPAAIADHFRAGD, from the coding sequence ATGGCGCAGGCCCGTGAAACCCGCGCGCGGCTGTGCGCGGCGCACGGCTGGGACGAGGATGCGGTCGAGCTTGTCCCGGTGCTTGCCAGCGGCGACAAGGTGCTCGACCGGCCGCTGTCGGAAATCGGCGGCAAGGCGCTGTGGACCAAGGAACTCGACCAATGGCTGGGCGAGGGGCGGATCGACCTGTCGGTGCATTCGGCCAAGGATGTCGAGACGATCCGGCCCGATGTTTTCCATTTCCCCGCCTTCCTGCCGCGCGCCGACCGGCGCGATTGTCTGGTCGGGGCCGCCAGCCTTGCCGATATTCCCCACGGCGCGGTCGTCGGCACCAGCGCGCCGCGCCGCGCGGCGCAATTGCTGAACCTCAGGCCCGATTGCAAGGTCGTGACCTTCCGCGGCAATGTGGCGACCCGGCTGAAGAAGCTGGCCGAGGGGGAGGCGGATGTCACCTTCCTTGCCGCCGCCGGTCTCGAACGGCTCGACCAGACCGAGGCCGGCACCGCGCTGGGGGCGGAGGAGTGGATCCCTGCCGCAGCCCAAGGCGTGATCGCGATCGAATGCCGCGCCGATGATGCGCGCACCACCGAATGGCTCGCCGCGATCGACCACGCGCCGACCCGCGCCGAGCTTGAAGCCGAACGCGCGCTGCTGGCCGCATTGGGGGGCACCTGCCATTCGCCGGTCGCGGTGATCTGCGTGCTGGCGGGCGACACGCTGACGATGCGCGCGGCACTGTTCAGCCCTTGCGGGGCCGAGCGGATCGAAGGCACGGTGCATTTCACGATCGGCGAACTTGATGCGGTGCGCGGACTTGCCGCGGATCTGCTGGCGCGCGCGCCCGCCGCGATTGCGGACCATTTCCGCGCAGGCGATTGA
- the tsaD gene encoding tRNA (adenosine(37)-N6)-threonylcarbamoyltransferase complex transferase subunit TsaD, with protein sequence MGSVTHTLHEPAIGPLVLGIESSCDETAVALVRGDGTIVAQAIASQEAEHAPYGGVVPEIAARAHAERLAPMIAKVMGEADVSLDDVDAIAATAGPGLIGGVMVGLVSAKALAMASDKPLLAVNHLEGHALSPRLADRDLAFPYLLLLVSGGHCQILAVEGVGQYRRLATTIDDALGEAFDKTAKILGLGYPGGPAVERLALEGDPRAVPLPRPLKGSAEPHFSFAGLKSAVLRAVQSGAYSPADIAASFQQAAVDCLIDRLTRALRETGPMPALVVAGGVAANKTVRAALETLAGEHAMRFSAPPLALCTDNAAMIAWAGLERIARDGDDFAGDPLDFVARPRWPLDPAAEAVRGAGAKA encoded by the coding sequence ATGGGATCGGTCACACACACCTTGCACGAACCTGCGATCGGACCGCTGGTTCTGGGAATTGAATCAAGCTGCGATGAAACCGCGGTCGCGCTGGTTCGCGGCGACGGGACGATCGTGGCGCAGGCGATCGCCAGCCAGGAAGCCGAACACGCGCCCTATGGTGGGGTCGTTCCCGAAATCGCCGCGCGCGCGCATGCGGAACGCTTGGCGCCGATGATCGCCAAGGTCATGGGCGAAGCGGACGTGAGCCTCGACGATGTCGACGCGATTGCCGCAACCGCGGGCCCCGGGCTGATCGGCGGGGTGATGGTCGGGCTGGTCAGCGCCAAGGCATTGGCGATGGCTTCGGACAAGCCGCTGCTCGCGGTCAACCACCTTGAAGGCCACGCGCTTTCCCCCCGGCTGGCCGATCGCGATCTCGCCTTTCCCTATCTCCTGTTGCTGGTATCGGGCGGGCATTGCCAGATCCTCGCCGTCGAAGGCGTCGGGCAATACCGCCGCCTTGCCACCACGATCGACGATGCGCTGGGCGAAGCCTTCGACAAGACCGCCAAGATCCTGGGCCTCGGCTATCCCGGCGGCCCTGCGGTCGAGCGGCTGGCGCTCGAAGGCGACCCGCGCGCCGTTCCGCTGCCCCGCCCCTTGAAGGGTTCGGCCGAGCCGCATTTCAGCTTTGCCGGTCTCAAAAGCGCAGTGCTGCGCGCGGTGCAAAGCGGCGCGTACAGCCCTGCCGATATCGCCGCCAGTTTCCAGCAGGCCGCGGTCGACTGCCTGATCGACCGGCTGACGCGCGCACTGCGCGAAACCGGCCCCATGCCGGCATTGGTGGTCGCCGGCGGGGTCGCCGCGAACAAGACCGTGCGCGCCGCGCTCGAAACGCTCGCAGGCGAGCACGCAATGCGCTTTTCCGCGCCGCCGCTGGCGCTGTGCACCGATAATGCCGCGATGATCGCCTGGGCGGGGCTTGAACGGATCGCGCGCGATGGCGATGATTTTGCGGGCGACCCGCTCGATTTCGTCGCGCGCCCGCGCTGGCCGCTCGACCCTGCGGCAGAGGCCGTGCGCGGTGCAGGAGCCAAGGCATGA
- a CDS encoding NAD(P)H-dependent glycerol-3-phosphate dehydrogenase: MSAAPAIGVIGAGSWGTALAQMLSSDGRDVLLWAYEPEVVAAINAEHRNPLYLPSASLSPTIRATCDLPDFAALDTVLVVTPAQVLGKVLAGLARSPRDLVLCSKGIEAGSGRLMNDAAREAAPGSTIAVLSGPTFAHEVAAGLPTAVTLACEGGRAQWERLAPAIARPAFRPYYSDDVTGAEIGGAVKNVLAIACGVVDGLNLGQNARAALIARGFSEMLRFGEALGAETETLSGLCGLGDLVLTCSSTSSRNFSLGKALGEGALAADLMADRRTVAEGAHTAPVLADLAQRRGVAMPIVAAVDAILRGADARAVVADLLARPLRAELESDAGDLTA; the protein is encoded by the coding sequence ATGAGCGCGGCTCCCGCCATCGGCGTGATCGGCGCGGGCTCATGGGGCACCGCGCTTGCCCAAATGTTGAGCAGCGACGGGCGCGATGTGCTGCTGTGGGCGTATGAGCCCGAAGTGGTCGCCGCGATCAATGCCGAACACCGCAATCCGCTGTATCTTCCATCGGCCTCGCTGTCGCCCACCATCCGTGCAACCTGCGACCTGCCCGATTTTGCGGCACTCGATACCGTGCTCGTCGTTACGCCTGCCCAGGTTTTGGGCAAAGTGCTCGCGGGCCTTGCGCGCAGCCCGCGCGATCTGGTGCTATGTTCCAAGGGGATCGAGGCGGGCAGCGGGCGGTTGATGAACGATGCCGCGCGCGAAGCTGCACCGGGCAGCACCATCGCGGTGCTTTCGGGCCCGACCTTCGCGCATGAAGTCGCCGCCGGCCTGCCGACCGCGGTCACGCTCGCCTGCGAGGGCGGACGGGCGCAGTGGGAACGCTTGGCCCCGGCGATCGCGCGGCCTGCCTTCCGCCCCTATTATTCGGACGATGTGACCGGCGCGGAGATCGGCGGCGCGGTCAAGAACGTGCTGGCGATTGCGTGCGGCGTGGTCGACGGGCTCAACCTCGGGCAGAACGCGCGCGCCGCGTTGATCGCGCGCGGCTTTTCCGAAATGCTGCGCTTCGGCGAGGCGCTGGGCGCCGAGACCGAGACATTGTCGGGCCTGTGCGGCCTCGGTGATCTGGTGCTGACCTGTTCGAGCACGTCGAGCCGCAATTTCAGCCTTGGCAAGGCGTTGGGCGAAGGCGCCCTCGCCGCCGATCTGATGGCCGACCGCCGCACCGTGGCCGAAGGCGCGCACACTGCGCCCGTGCTCGCCGATCTGGCGCAGCGCCGCGGGGTGGCGATGCCGATCGTCGCGGCGGTCGACGCGATCCTCAGGGGCGCCGATGCGCGCGCCGTGGTCGCCGATCTGCTCGCCCGCCCCTTGCGCGCCGAACTCGAAAGCGATGCCGGGGATCTGACCGCGTGA